In Ruminococcaceae bacterium BL-4, one DNA window encodes the following:
- a CDS encoding Lactamase_B domain-containing protein — MRLDKPAFSSETIRAMEDMSFFTHSLIFDDLLIVAQRETNCFVLKTNDGLIIIDAIWPSKKAFDSIVAAIKDVRWNPDTIKKLLLTHGHVDHTGCGKWFVKQYHVDTYLSKVDDIFWQEHPTKPDRPETWKDYAIDHYLQDGDTVTLGDKTIFVYSTPGHTPGCLSYIFPVTENGENHMAALWGGTTPPWTKTEVKQYLKSLDYFVGEAMNKHVDVALSNHTAIDNGLERIAYSRKRLAYMPNIYIIGPDGFQKYCQVFRTMSLERL, encoded by the coding sequence ATGAGACTAGATAAACCAGCATTTTCGAGCGAAACCATTAGAGCAATGGAGGATATGTCGTTTTTTACCCATTCGCTTATTTTTGATGACCTACTGATCGTTGCCCAAAGAGAAACAAACTGCTTCGTATTAAAGACAAATGATGGATTGATTATCATTGATGCTATTTGGCCGTCAAAAAAAGCTTTTGATTCTATCGTAGCTGCAATTAAAGATGTGAGATGGAATCCTGACACCATTAAAAAGCTGCTTCTAACGCATGGCCATGTTGACCATACAGGATGTGGTAAATGGTTTGTTAAACAATATCATGTGGACACATACCTCTCCAAAGTGGATGATATTTTCTGGCAGGAACATCCGACAAAGCCGGACAGACCTGAAACATGGAAAGATTACGCTATTGATCATTATCTGCAAGATGGAGATACCGTAACATTAGGTGACAAAACAATATTCGTCTACAGCACACCTGGCCATACTCCTGGCTGCCTGAGTTATATATTTCCCGTAACAGAAAATGGAGAAAATCACATGGCAGCCCTATGGGGAGGTACTACGCCGCCTTGGACAAAGACCGAAGTGAAACAATACCTGAAATCATTGGATTACTTTGTTGGTGAGGCAATGAACAAACATGTGGATGTAGCGTTAAGCAATCACACGGCAATTGATAATGGTCTGGAACGTATTGCGTATTCCAGAAAAAGATTAGCCTATATGCCTAACATTTATATCATTGGACCGGATGGATTTCAAAAATACTGTCAAGTTTTTCGTACGATGAGTTTGGAAAGATTATAA
- the bcrR gene encoding HTH-type transcriptional activator BcrR has translation MDFNEKLQELRKRKGLTQEELAEALFVSRTAVSKWESGRGYPSIDSLKGIASFFSVSIDELLSGEELVSIAQNDHVQEMLQMRDLVFGLLDCAMALFLFFPLFGQAENEKIHIVSLLSLMSIPLYMKVTYFTLVSLTILCGLATLALQGRQVRFWNQFKSGFSLLLSISGVLVFILSREPYAASLTFLFLLIKGILMLKR, from the coding sequence ATGGATTTTAACGAAAAATTGCAGGAACTTCGTAAGCGGAAAGGACTCACGCAGGAGGAGCTTGCGGAGGCGCTGTTTGTATCACGTACTGCTGTATCAAAATGGGAGTCTGGACGCGGCTACCCAAGCATCGATTCCCTTAAGGGAATTGCGAGCTTCTTTTCTGTGTCTATTGATGAACTCCTGTCTGGCGAGGAATTGGTCAGTATTGCACAAAATGACCATGTTCAGGAAATGCTGCAAATGCGGGATCTGGTATTTGGCCTGCTGGACTGCGCCATGGCACTGTTTTTGTTTTTTCCATTGTTTGGCCAGGCGGAAAATGAAAAAATCCACATTGTCTCCCTGCTCTCCCTGATGTCGATACCCTTGTACATGAAAGTCACATACTTTACGCTTGTGTCGCTCACCATTCTATGCGGGCTTGCAACACTTGCCTTACAGGGAAGGCAAGTGCGATTTTGGAATCAATTCAAAAGCGGCTTCTCTTTGCTTCTCAGCATATCTGGTGTTCTAGTTTTCATTCTGAGCCGCGAACCGTATGCCGCTTCGCTCACATTTCTGTTTCTGCTCATTAAGGGAATTTTAATGTTAAAACGCTGA
- a CDS encoding Transcriptional repressor of the arabinose operon, whose translation MDSQKKYIQLYHSIADRIKKGDFSVGDKLPTEQDFAQEYGFSRQTVRQALSKLEADKIIYKIQGSGSFISDSVLSIKRTMHIAVITTYISTYIFPSILRGIETVATSAGYSILLKATNNSIAKEHSILENISVHDVDGVIVEGTKTALPNPNLSFYRSLADSNVPLVFVNGYYPELLETKRHNILYVVTDDYQGSYDLTSDLIRKGHTSIGGIFKSDDIQGIRRFSGYIDALVNNDIPVDDNHILWFNTETKFGIQQQLSNSCLPKECTAIVCYNDEITLQALESINYQNQTVTALRSFDGTISSQQCSLNFFSLPHPKEALGLLATKKLIHLINGEDEKSAILPWEDN comes from the coding sequence ATGGATTCGCAGAAGAAGTACATACAGCTTTATCATTCAATTGCCGATCGCATCAAAAAGGGTGATTTTTCTGTCGGAGATAAACTGCCGACCGAGCAAGATTTTGCCCAGGAATATGGTTTCAGCAGACAAACTGTTCGTCAGGCGCTCTCCAAGCTTGAAGCAGACAAAATCATCTACAAGATTCAGGGCAGTGGTTCCTTTATTTCAGATTCTGTCCTTTCGATAAAAAGGACCATGCACATTGCGGTAATTACCACCTATATCAGCACCTATATTTTTCCTTCCATTCTCCGTGGGATTGAAACTGTGGCAACTTCCGCCGGTTATTCCATTCTGCTGAAAGCCACCAATAACAGCATTGCAAAAGAACACAGCATATTAGAGAATATTTCCGTTCATGATGTCGACGGAGTGATCGTAGAAGGAACAAAAACCGCGCTTCCAAATCCAAACCTATCCTTCTACCGTTCACTCGCAGACAGCAATGTCCCCCTTGTTTTTGTCAACGGCTATTATCCTGAGCTTCTGGAAACAAAACGGCACAACATTCTTTATGTTGTAACGGATGATTATCAGGGCAGTTACGACCTGACATCCGATCTGATCCGAAAAGGTCATACCTCTATCGGCGGCATTTTTAAAAGCGACGATATCCAAGGGATACGCCGTTTTTCCGGCTATATTGACGCTTTAGTCAACAATGATATTCCGGTAGACGACAATCATATTCTTTGGTTCAACACCGAGACAAAATTTGGTATCCAACAGCAGCTTTCCAACTCCTGCCTTCCAAAAGAATGCACAGCAATCGTGTGTTATAATGATGAAATCACTCTGCAGGCTCTGGAATCGATAAACTACCAAAATCAAACCGTCACGGCTCTTCGCTCTTTCGACGGCACCATATCTTCGCAACAGTGCAGTCTCAATTTTTTCTCTTTGCCGCATCCGAAGGAAGCACTGGGCCTGCTGGCAACCAAAAAGCTGATCCACCTTATAAACGGTGAAGATGAAAAAAGCGCCATCCTTCCCTGGGAAGATAACTAA
- a CDS encoding TfoX_N domain-containing protein gives MASKLDFVQYIVEQLHDMGCVTYRKMFGEYGLYLDGKIFALVCDDQLFIKITNAGRTLCPKLREAAPYKGAKNYFLIEDVDNRSALVRLAMATYMALPEPKQKKQK, from the coding sequence ATGGCGTCGAAACTTGATTTTGTGCAATATATCGTCGAGCAACTCCATGATATGGGGTGCGTCACCTATCGCAAGATGTTCGGTGAGTATGGGTTATACCTCGATGGAAAAATCTTTGCGCTTGTGTGTGACGATCAACTTTTTATAAAAATTACGAATGCAGGCCGCACGCTTTGTCCCAAGCTGCGAGAGGCAGCACCTTATAAAGGGGCAAAGAATTATTTTTTAATTGAGGATGTGGATAACCGGAGTGCCCTGGTTCGCTTGGCAATGGCAACCTACATGGCATTACCGGAACCGAAGCAGAAGAAGCAGAAGTGA
- a CDS encoding protein of unknown function (Evidence 5 : Unknown function): MRAPLLYRHRTLSDYVNAFVKNGFTIVDMNEPIPTAEQSKMSSRVA, encoded by the coding sequence ATGCGTGCTCCTCTTCTTTATAGACACAGGACGCTGTCAGATTATGTAAACGCGTTTGTCAAAAATGGTTTTACGATTGTTGATATGAATGAGCCAATTCCAACAGCAGAACAGTCGAAAATGTCATCAAGAGTCGCTTGA
- a CDS encoding conserved protein of unknown function (Evidence 4 : Unknown function but conserved in other organisms), with product MITQEPTKEVFEQWKVVWMNYKDKLQPNRKSGVELLNYLQSKYALTEIYDKKATDAIIGNVTMNAHYAEKLPKGAIPIPKAFFLESSGNGKHFYRPENKDPLDLWGGDITRIFVGIDIASGFYMVEGSTMLWDELCAFQGVDEKDLQNYVCVAEYIHSLKRFGKLGTVVAE from the coding sequence ATGATAACACAAGAGCCGACAAAAGAAGTTTTTGAACAGTGGAAAGTTGTCTGGATGAACTATAAAGATAAATTGCAGCCAAACAGGAAATCTGGTGTTGAATTGCTCAATTATTTACAGTCCAAATACGCTTTAACAGAGATATATGACAAGAAAGCCACCGATGCCATTATAGGCAATGTTACAATGAATGCACATTATGCCGAAAAATTGCCAAAAGGTGCTATCCCTATTCCGAAAGCTTTTTTTCTCGAAAGCTCAGGAAATGGCAAACATTTTTATCGTCCTGAAAACAAAGACCCCCTCGATTTGTGGGGTGGTGATATTACCAGAATTTTTGTCGGAATAGATATTGCAAGCGGTTTTTATATGGTAGAAGGAAGTACTATGCTATGGGACGAACTCTGTGCTTTCCAAGGTGTAGATGAAAAAGATTTACAAAATTATGTGTGCGTTGCAGAGTACATTCACAGCTTAAAACGGTTCGGAAAATTGGGAACGGTAGTGGCTGAATAA
- a CDS encoding Phosphoesterase PA-phosphatase, with protein MKRNSCSLGSFLPASHLFVLFILYTMLIRHIDVKPIGPSSSAVGFASINGWVHNLFGVNWMLYTITDYLGLVPIFVALGFAVLGLTQLIRRKSLLRVDSSILVLGGFYVLVMGAYVFFEYYRVNYRPVLIDGILEASYPSSTTMLVLCVIPTAMMQFRRLIRNRAVKDAVNTVFAIFTVFMVIGRLVSGVHWLTDILGGVLLSAALVLLYRGVNAVYSQKRT; from the coding sequence ATGAAACGAAATTCTTGTTCTCTGGGTAGCTTTCTGCCCGCCTCTCACCTATTCGTACTGTTTATACTTTATACAATGCTGATACGGCATATTGATGTGAAACCCATCGGGCCAAGCAGCTCTGCCGTTGGCTTCGCATCAATTAACGGGTGGGTGCATAACCTATTCGGCGTAAACTGGATGCTTTATACAATTACTGACTATTTAGGACTTGTGCCTATCTTTGTAGCACTTGGATTTGCTGTGTTAGGGCTTACACAGCTCATACGGCGCAAAAGCCTTCTTCGTGTGGATAGCAGCATTCTTGTGCTGGGTGGCTTTTATGTGCTGGTCATGGGCGCATATGTCTTTTTCGAATATTATCGTGTAAATTACAGACCGGTTTTAATCGACGGTATTTTGGAAGCATCCTATCCGTCCTCCACCACCATGCTGGTTCTGTGTGTGATCCCTACCGCCATGATGCAGTTTCGCCGTCTGATTCGCAATAGAGCTGTAAAAGACGCTGTAAACACCGTATTTGCGATATTTACTGTATTTATGGTAATTGGACGGTTGGTATCGGGCGTCCATTGGCTAACCGACATTTTGGGCGGGGTACTGCTAAGTGCGGCGCTTGTCCTGTTGTATCGAGGTGTAAACGCGGTATATAGCCAAAAACGTACATAA
- a CDS encoding protein of unknown function (Evidence 5 : Unknown function) encodes MKQYLGYLITIKRRSKGTVLEYRLDLLQFFKYVADTRGEGDSDFYYVNTDHYQNP; translated from the coding sequence GTGAAACAGTATTTAGGTTACCTCATTACGATCAAAAGGCGCAGTAAGGGTACTGTACTGGAATATCGTCTAGATCTTTTGCAATTTTTCAAATATGTTGCGGATACGAGAGGAGAGGGGGATTCGGATTTTTATTATGTCAACACCGATCATTATCAGAACCCATAA
- a CDS encoding conserved membrane protein of unknown function (Evidence 4 : Unknown function but conserved in other organisms), with amino-acid sequence MSRNYVKNVSKIVGFLFVLQLLRIGIKSACFLVVDRTYYSDRIASLFAMVLLSALILLVAKFRRIDLSIFPKHFGAGYIIFTVITFALFISTPILTKNNSTSEIVLLIYSAIVTPVFEELIFRGFVWNKLNTLFKKEWITYVMSTLLFAIWHFGYIDTIAFHVETGLANAIIWKVITGLCFGIVLGALRLKTKNCYSTMLLHGVLNIFGR; translated from the coding sequence ATGAGTAGGAATTATGTTAAAAATGTTTCTAAGATAGTCGGTTTTTTATTTGTCCTGCAATTGCTACGTATTGGAATAAAGAGTGCTTGTTTTCTTGTTGTTGATAGAACATATTACTCTGATAGAATTGCCTCGCTTTTTGCAATGGTACTGCTATCGGCGCTCATTTTGCTTGTTGCCAAATTTAGAAGAATAGATCTGTCTATTTTCCCAAAACACTTTGGGGCTGGCTATATAATCTTTACCGTAATCACGTTTGCCTTGTTTATCTCAACACCAATATTGACGAAAAACAATAGTACATCCGAAATCGTCCTGTTGATTTATTCTGCAATTGTGACACCGGTATTCGAAGAGCTAATCTTTAGAGGATTTGTGTGGAATAAGCTTAATACATTATTTAAAAAAGAGTGGATCACATATGTTATGTCAACATTGCTGTTTGCCATTTGGCACTTCGGGTATATTGACACGATTGCTTTTCATGTGGAAACAGGGTTGGCCAATGCTATCATCTGGAAGGTTATTACGGGTCTCTGTTTCGGTATTGTTTTAGGGGCATTGCGTCTCAAAACTAAAAACTGCTATTCAACAATGCTTCTGCATGGAGTACTTAACATCTTTGGCAGATAA
- a CDS encoding membrane protein of unknown function (Evidence 5 : Unknown function): protein MKNADDGAVNSKPDKLWSKDYIFLMIANFLLFFAGCLLLTVLPVYLKQNGAGDFQIGIVAAVFYITSMFMRTLTSKVSARVGRKVLLLLAMSIFACSMVGYYLFAGMSMIIILRLVQGLGFGASSTLYGSTVASTIPNERMGEGMGFLWTRNFCRIRSRAMSRCGGHFTDIF, encoded by the coding sequence ATGAAAAATGCGGACGATGGTGCAGTCAATAGCAAGCCTGATAAATTATGGTCCAAAGACTATATATTCTTAATGATTGCGAACTTCCTGCTGTTTTTTGCTGGGTGTTTACTTCTTACTGTTCTGCCGGTCTACTTAAAGCAAAATGGTGCGGGTGATTTTCAGATTGGCATCGTTGCGGCCGTATTTTACATAACGTCCATGTTCATGCGGACTTTGACATCCAAAGTATCAGCCAGAGTTGGGAGAAAAGTATTGCTTCTGCTTGCAATGTCCATTTTTGCATGTTCCATGGTCGGATATTACCTGTTTGCAGGGATGTCTATGATCATTATACTGAGACTGGTTCAGGGCCTTGGATTTGGCGCCTCGTCAACTCTTTACGGCTCAACGGTAGCCAGCACCATTCCCAATGAGAGAATGGGAGAGGGCATGGGGTTTCTTTGGACTAGGAATTTCTGTCGCATACGTTCTAGGGCCATGTCTCGGTGCGGCGGCCATTTCACAGACATATTTTAA
- a CDS encoding protein of unknown function (Evidence 5 : Unknown function), producing the protein MWKNNHPNFSKLINYPDGAPKFKKYGGYFYMSGKIIQGNTLEQNRFVSISDFKWCMNCGGEVEFIWNSITYTITHPEGKINISEANRPETEKWCNSADEVLEYMVGKDRLRDVITKVTVIDRTI; encoded by the coding sequence ATGTGGAAAAACAATCATCCAAACTTTAGTAAACTAATCAATTACCCGGACGGCGCTCCGAAATTCAAAAAATATGGAGGCTATTTTTATATGAGCGGAAAGATTATCCAAGGGAACACCCTAGAGCAGAATCGTTTTGTTAGTATCAGTGATTTCAAGTGGTGTATGAATTGCGGCGGTGAAGTGGAGTTTATATGGAACAGTATCACATATACTATCACTCATCCCGAAGGAAAGATCAATATTAGTGAAGCCAATCGGCCAGAAACCGAAAAATGGTGTAACTCCGCCGACGAGGTACTGGAATACATGGTCGGCAAAGATCGACTACGCGATGTGATTACGAAAGTCACAGTGATCGACCGTACCATTTAA
- a CDS encoding AB hydrolase-1 domain-containing protein, whose translation MFYEFMENEQFNFQINRIVTYGEENASVEEIKTITPYIKDMKSWTENWSKLAEQAKSEGKFSQATYYYRMAAFYMIDDTPEKMKCYRNFRECFEKANEGKTIQRFEIPFEGTFLPAIKIDAENSKGTIMVHGGYDSFMEEFYPVVKNCVNFGYSLVMFEGPGQGQARKNGLTFRYDWEVPTSVVIDYFNLHDVNLMGISWGGYLAPRAAAFDPRIKNVICYDIFYSGLDMMLNRLSKEDGNKLLMLLSMKQKLIVNKIIKEKMKESIDLDWKIKHGMYITGTKTPYDFLKSVEKHNLSSFIEKITQNVLLLAGENDQYVPVKRMEQIKKELVNAQSVTSKV comes from the coding sequence ATGTTTTATGAATTCATGGAAAATGAACAGTTCAACTTCCAGATAAACCGCATAGTAACATACGGTGAGGAGAATGCCAGCGTAGAAGAGATAAAAACGATTACTCCGTATATAAAGGACATGAAAAGTTGGACGGAAAATTGGAGCAAATTAGCAGAGCAGGCAAAAAGCGAGGGCAAATTTAGTCAGGCAACATATTATTACCGAATGGCTGCATTTTATATGATCGATGATACACCGGAAAAAATGAAATGTTATCGCAATTTCAGAGAATGCTTTGAGAAAGCAAATGAAGGTAAAACGATTCAAAGATTTGAAATTCCATTTGAAGGTACTTTCCTTCCGGCAATTAAAATTGATGCTGAAAATTCAAAAGGAACAATCATGGTACATGGCGGATATGATTCGTTCATGGAGGAATTTTATCCGGTAGTTAAAAATTGTGTCAATTTTGGCTATTCTCTCGTTATGTTTGAAGGCCCTGGACAAGGGCAGGCAAGAAAGAACGGGCTGACCTTCCGGTATGACTGGGAAGTTCCAACATCTGTGGTCATTGATTATTTCAATCTGCATGATGTTAATCTTATGGGAATTTCATGGGGAGGATATCTTGCGCCGAGAGCCGCAGCTTTTGACCCAAGAATAAAGAATGTCATCTGCTATGATATTTTTTACAGTGGACTTGATATGATGCTGAATAGACTTTCTAAAGAAGATGGAAATAAGCTGTTGATGCTGCTTAGCATGAAGCAAAAACTGATTGTGAATAAAATCATCAAAGAAAAAATGAAAGAAAGCATTGATCTGGATTGGAAGATAAAACATGGCATGTATATTACCGGGACAAAGACACCGTATGATTTTCTAAAGAGCGTAGAAAAGCACAACTTATCAAGCTTTATAGAAAAAATCACGCAGAATGTTCTGCTGTTAGCCGGCGAAAACGATCAATATGTTCCTGTTAAACGTATGGAACAGATCAAAAAAGAACTGGTGAATGCTCAATCTGTTACTTCAAAGGTGTAA
- a CDS encoding protein of unknown function (Evidence 5 : Unknown function): protein MTSIKAFDFKKEYKEFYMPNNRPEIVTALLTWIA from the coding sequence GTGACAAGCATAAAAGCGTTTGATTTTAAGAAAGAATACAAAGAATTCTATATGCCTAACAATAGGCCGGAGATCGTAACTGCCCTATTGACATGGATTGCGTAG
- a CDS encoding Shikimate kinase, whose amino-acid sequence MKNVFLIGGTMGVGKTATCQIIKNKLNNCAFLDGDWCWDMHPFQVTDETKQMVVENICFLLNNFIKCSAYENIVFCWVMHEQSIIDDIISRLDTANCKTHLISLVCDKQALFSHLKKDIDAGIRTEDVIRRSMDRIPLYENLSTHKVDVSKINAEQAANIIIQSC is encoded by the coding sequence ATGAAAAATGTATTTTTAATTGGCGGAACAATGGGAGTGGGAAAAACCGCTACCTGCCAAATTATCAAAAACAAACTGAATAATTGCGCTTTTTTAGATGGAGATTGGTGTTGGGATATGCACCCATTTCAAGTCACTGATGAAACGAAACAAATGGTAGTCGAGAATATTTGTTTCCTCCTAAATAACTTTATCAAATGTTCCGCCTACGAAAACATCGTGTTTTGCTGGGTAATGCATGAACAAAGTATTATTGACGATATTATTTCACGTCTTGATACGGCGAATTGCAAAACCCATTTGATTTCTTTGGTATGTGATAAACAAGCATTGTTCTCGCATTTGAAAAAGGATATTGATGCAGGTATTCGTACTGAAGATGTAATTCGTAGAAGTATGGACCGCATACCTTTATATGAAAATCTCAGCACACATAAAGTGGATGTATCAAAAATTAATGCTGAACAAGCAGCTAATATTATTATTCAAAGCTGCTGA
- a CDS encoding protein of unknown function (Evidence 5 : Unknown function), which produces MFLLVAFHSDFGNPTTFHCDLSVTRYNLDQYSKASMLEKAKIEEQENLYTA; this is translated from the coding sequence GTGTTTCTGCTGGTTGCGTTTCATTCTGATTTTGGAAATCCAACTACATTTCACTGTGACTTGTCCGTTACGAGATACAATCTTGATCAGTACAGCAAAGCCAGCATGTTGGAAAAAGCTAAAATAGAGGAACAAGAAAATCTTTACACAGCATAA
- the yheS gene encoding Putative ABC transporter ATP-binding protein YheS (Evidence 3 : Putative function from multiple computational evidences), with protein MSLINISNLTFAYEGSYDNIFENVSFQIDTNWKLGFTGRNGRGKTTFLNLLLGKLEYIGTISASITFEYFPYEVLDKLANTIDVIGSIYPDYLQWELIRELSFLEVSEDVLYRPFNTLSNGEQTKVLLATLFLKENSFLLIDEPTNHLDIHGREIVSNYLNSKKGFILVSHDRAFLDGCIDHILSINKTNIDIQRGNFSTWQMNKERQDNFEIAENDKLKKEIRRLEKTAREKATWSAVAENRKIGFDPTKTEKSSNRRPAEGAKAKKAMKRAKAIEARQQTAITDKSNLLKNLEKSESLKIAQLSYHKKQLVSLNDVSIFYGEKSVCQSISFTVKEGDRIALSGKNGSGKSNILKLICGEDINHSGSLEIGSRLLISYVSQDTSYLSGNLSDFASKNDIDESLFKAILRKFDFSRTQFEKNIENFSGGQKKKVLIAKSLCEKSHLLIWDEPLNFIDVFSRMQIEELLLKFQPTILFVEHDHKFCTNIATKIVQL; from the coding sequence ATGTCACTAATCAATATTTCAAATTTAACCTTTGCTTATGAAGGTAGCTACGATAATATCTTTGAAAATGTCAGTTTCCAGATAGATACTAATTGGAAACTGGGGTTTACCGGAAGAAACGGTCGTGGGAAAACAACCTTTCTGAATCTCTTACTCGGAAAATTGGAATATATAGGTACGATATCTGCTTCCATTACATTTGAATACTTTCCCTATGAAGTGCTTGATAAGCTTGCAAACACAATCGATGTGATCGGCAGTATTTACCCAGATTATCTGCAATGGGAGCTTATACGGGAGTTATCTTTTCTGGAAGTTTCAGAAGATGTACTCTATCGTCCATTTAACACTCTTTCAAATGGAGAACAGACTAAGGTTCTACTTGCAACACTTTTTCTAAAAGAAAACAGCTTTTTGCTGATCGACGAACCTACGAATCATCTTGATATTCACGGAAGAGAAATTGTTAGCAATTATTTGAACAGTAAAAAAGGATTTATCTTAGTCTCGCATGACAGAGCTTTTCTTGATGGCTGTATCGATCACATTCTTTCAATCAATAAAACGAACATTGACATCCAGCGCGGCAATTTTTCTACATGGCAAATGAACAAGGAACGCCAGGACAATTTTGAAATTGCCGAAAATGACAAGCTGAAAAAGGAAATCAGACGTCTTGAAAAGACCGCAAGAGAAAAAGCCACATGGTCTGCTGTGGCTGAAAATAGAAAAATCGGTTTTGACCCTACAAAGACCGAAAAAAGCTCCAACCGCCGCCCAGCTGAGGGAGCAAAAGCAAAGAAGGCAATGAAACGGGCTAAAGCAATTGAAGCAAGGCAGCAAACAGCAATCACTGATAAATCAAATCTGCTTAAAAATCTTGAGAAATCCGAAAGTCTTAAAATTGCACAGCTTTCGTATCACAAAAAGCAGCTTGTGTCGCTTAATGATGTTTCAATTTTTTACGGTGAAAAATCTGTCTGCCAGAGTATCAGTTTTACTGTTAAAGAGGGCGACCGTATCGCTCTTTCTGGTAAAAATGGTTCGGGCAAATCAAATATTCTTAAACTAATTTGCGGAGAAGATATAAACCACTCTGGAAGTCTTGAAATAGGCAGCCGTCTTCTGATTTCTTATGTATCACAGGATACTTCTTACCTTAGTGGAAATTTATCTGATTTTGCTTCAAAAAACGATATAGACGAAAGCCTATTTAAGGCAATTCTCCGCAAGTTTGATTTTTCAAGAACGCAATTTGAAAAGAATATAGAGAATTTTAGCGGTGGACAGAAGAAAAAAGTCCTAATTGCCAAAAGTCTCTGCGAAAAATCGCATTTGCTAATCTGGGATGAACCTCTCAATTTTATTGATGTTTTTTCCAGAATGCAGATTGAAGAATTATTACTTAAATTTCAACCCACAATTCTATTTGTTGAGCATGATCACAAATTTTGTACAAATATTGCAACAAAGATTGTGCAGCTGTAA
- a CDS encoding protein of unknown function (Evidence 5 : Unknown function), producing the protein MKMKKAPSFPGKITNTYSHKYKKSVVLSYSILTELNFINRILGERIYDAEHLSGQ; encoded by the coding sequence GTGAAGATGAAAAAAGCGCCATCCTTCCCTGGGAAGATAACTAATACGTATTCCCATAAGTACAAAAAATCTGTTGTTTTGAGCTATAGTATTTTGACAGAACTGAATTTCATAAATAGGATTTTAGGAGAGCGTATTTATGATGCAGAACATTTGTCTGGGCAATGA
- a CDS encoding protein of unknown function (Evidence 5 : Unknown function) — protein sequence MHDFYFGIDHILSVADFNQPDLHKHWAKHIAIGLDNSIEFIVGNKKIVSGGIIINSNVMHTICCNSQRHFVFSFEEASNIAREIEKKYLLKSNYCLLDNTVIESIRQKFDVKSLKISKKSYFETYNEILNILELHHNRFMINDERIIQVLDFIAA from the coding sequence ATGCACGATTTTTATTTCGGTATAGATCACATATTGTCAGTCGCTGATTTTAATCAGCCAGATTTGCATAAACATTGGGCAAAACATATTGCCATTGGTTTAGATAATTCAATAGAATTTATTGTGGGAAATAAAAAAATAGTAAGTGGCGGGATTATAATTAATTCCAATGTTATGCATACCATTTGTTGTAATTCTCAAAGACATTTCGTGTTTTCATTTGAGGAAGCTTCTAATATTGCCCGTGAAATTGAAAAAAAATACTTATTGAAATCAAATTATTGTCTGCTGGATAATACTGTAATCGAATCGATTAGGCAAAAATTTGACGTGAAAAGTCTTAAAATCAGCAAGAAATCTTACTTTGAAACTTATAACGAAATACTTAATATACTAGAGCTTCATCATAACCGATTCATGATTAATGACGAGAGAATTATACAAGTGTTGGATTTTATAGCAGCCTGA